The genomic DNA GAAATTGAAAGACGGAGCAGCGTCAGGAGGTGACGAATGGAACTCGGGTAATTCTTGTTCTAATCTTAAAGGCGAAACGGGCCAAGGGAGTTCCGACAGCAGCTCCAAGAAGATTGCAGCAAAGCCAGGGTTTTTTGGCCACATCAGTGATTGGGTGATTTGATTCCAGGCGATCTTAAGGCATGATTCTAAAGCAAGGACAGGGGTGGTGTCACGAGCCGATTAAGTACGACACGTGGTGCAGTAAGGCAATtcgaaatcagaattgaaggaCGAAGCAACTATGGGCTTGCGACTCCTAACCGCTGTTAATTTGCGATTCCAACGATAGGTGACTCCAGGTGAGGATTAGGCTTCAGTTATGAGCTTTCGATTCCTCTTACTGTTGCTAAATTCTGTGGGGTCTCGACCAAATTACAAGAGGTGAAATTCCAAGATTGCAAGACCGATTGGGTGGTAGGAGGTGGATGAGCAATTCTAACCCAAATTGAGAAGGCTTAAGCCGACTTGGTCGGCAGTGCTTCTGGCGACTCAGGTGATCCAGTGACAAATTCAACAGAATTGAAAGTTCCAACAAGTCACCCTCGACTACTAATTTCAAAGGTGATTGCAATTTGCCACTTATTAGATCAATTTCAGAGGTGATTGTTATGAGGTAGTCACAATAGGGAAGTCTAGGAATTAGGATGGAAAGAGCTTCGGTTTCTTGGCCTATTGCTTTTCCTGCTTGTGAGATTTCGTCCAGGATGAGTAGTTCACTTATGAGACCAATGGAGTCTCAATTGTAGCATAGGGATGCTGCACTTTCAGTGGGATGTCCTGCTCATGAAGCCATAGGAAGCAGTGCACGCATGAGGCaattggagcctcaatggcaacagaagaaggctgcattttcaatcAGCAACAACAAGAATCCTAAGCAGTTTAGCCAAAGGAATCAGGCATGGAAAAAGTTGAATAATGAGTCTAGCCGAATTGACAAGGGAACAAGCAGTGGGATACATGGACAATGCAAGGAATTCGATCGTATGTTACACGAACAGTAGTAGAAGTTTGCTATGATactaactaagaagtatcattatagCTTTCCCACAAAATTCTTTGATAATTATCGCgaaagttttaacaaagagaaatttcttaaaatggagCAACTGAAGGAGAAGTCAAGGTGGCGGGAAACTGATTCACTACTTACCTCTAATGTGAAGTGGAAGAAGTATATCGATTTAGGTGGAATTGACAAGGAAGGTGATTGTAAGGACAGTGCTGGCAGCAACCACAGAAATCCCAAGGGTTTGGTCAGGGGTGTGTgggcaaaaggagaattaaaggaacacatCGATCCCTTTGGAAAATAAGTTCTTGATGAGGACATTCCAAGTGATAATCATGGAAGTTCTAAACTAGAGATGAATGATACAGCCAGTTGAATGACAAGGATAACAGGAGGCAACAAGGAGTTTTTGGAATTGGGAAGCAGTCTACAATTCTCCATTGCTGCAATTCTAGgatgttgttgatatttttacaGCAGAGCATGGTCGTGGGTTGAAAGGGAAGACAATAATTGCAACTGTGGATGCAGATCTGCCACCCTTACTTGTATTGGACGGTAATGAACTACAAACGAAAGTCACGAACACGGATAGTCTTTACGTTGGACTCCAAGTTTCAGCTACTAAGTATGTATGTCTGGAAGTTGCTAATCATGTCCTCGGATTGGAGATCAAACTTGATGGGACAACTATTACCGAGGATGGTTGTATTGGGCTTGAATTCGATAAAGTTTCTCCTATGGAAGTTTTGGGGCAACTTGGGCCTAGAATTGATCCTAGGAACctaagaacgaagaagaagaggcttAGAAGGAGCAAGAAGGAAAGCGAAATGAAACAGATTAACAAAGCAAGCATTGGATGACGAGCCAGGGCTACgtgctgcaagttcttggggacaagaactctctcaaggagaggggaaattgtcatgatcCAAGGAACAATAAATAGGCAATATGATAATaggataataataattgttaggagatattttagcaattggttagaagcacatgggtgagTTGTGTATGCTGTCAAGAGttaaatatgcctatataagggcTACTGTAAACAGATGGGATTTTTTATActtgaattgataaatgaaactcttatttttcttttttgaattctCTCCCAATCTCCCTCTCGTATCTCTCtgcaactctccctcatttctctctaatttcttcccccatttctgcTAAATTTCCCTCTCCAATCATTTTGTTCTTGGTTCTATTCAATCGAATCCTTCTGATTGCCAATTCAACCCTAGACTAAACCCTAGGTCCTTTACAACATATTGCGAGTAACTAGAAGAGATAGCATAATGACCTTTTGGCATCAAAGACGGGCTTTCCAAGTGCTATCTTAGCCAAGTTGGCTCAAAACACTCAATGAGGGCTCAAGAAATATGATCAATGGCTCATGAGGCACCTCACACCTTATTGCCTCCTAAGCAAAAGACCTTGTTGTCTCAAGAGGTGTTTGTGGTGAACCAAGGCGTCTTCTTAAGAAAGGATAAGGTAGCGCTGCATGTGAGGACAAACATTTGCATATAAAAACTATGTATAACATCTAATAttagtttgtttttcttttctttataacATCCAATtatcatgtacctagggtttggattggaaattaGGAGAATCTGAGGGAATTAGGACCAAGAACAGAAaggattggagggagaattagacaaAAAGGGGCAGATAATGGACAGAACAGAGAAAGGAATGgattagagagaaattagagggaTCAGGAAAGAGACATcaaagggaaattgagagagaattgatgagagagaaatgagagaattcaattatcattccaaaACATGTCTTTCAATCCTCtagttgtggcttatatatagcctaacaacctcccacatgcacccatgtgcagtacaaCGATAAGCATAACTGCCTATAACCAAGGACAAATATCTataacagaaaagaaaataaaattacaattactgCCCTCGTAAACCCTCAAAATAGATTGTACAATATAGTAATGCATGTAAGCTAACTACttttatatttactaatctataCTTGGGaatccttggggtcgtgacaccaATACAAGTTTTGGCCTCGTATAAACTATTTCCTAACATCAAAACTACCACATAGACACTAAAGGTCATCCTCAATGCATGAGGCTCTCTACTTTGTGAGGATCTCGAAGGGTCGTATTTGTACACAACCTTACCcttgccttttcttttatttcaacaaCTCAACCCCATAACCTTCTAGTCACAAAGTAGAAACCTTACTATTGTTACCAAGATTCGGAATAGTTAATTCAATCATTATAGAAATGGTGTGTGCTCACTTAATGCTAGCACATCTAGATGATTCTAACCTTTGTTGCATCtcaaggaaacaaaaatttaatggACAAAtgcctccaaaaaaaaaatgcaagagttAAGTGATAAACAAAAAAGACTCACTAAGGGTCTCTACAAAACCATggatcattaattaaattttggttCTATTGTATAAAGCCAAACCTGGAGTTGGTACAACAGccatattttggtaaaatttggTCTCCATATGCATTAGGTTTCACCACATGGAAGTGAGTtttgaaaagagaaataaagagCTAATTAATTATAAAGAGAGAAAGTGAAGAGTAACTAATGTTAGACCAACCTAAGGTACATGCACATTGCACTTGTCCCCCCACTAGTTCAATAAGAATGCaacacccccctcccccccaaaaaaaaaccaACCCCTTTTTTTGGTGTGGGAGGGGAGGGGGTGGCATTAACTGTTAGACCATTTCAAGTATGGTTTTTATATTAAGCATGTATttttacaagaaaagaaatgtcacaagaataataaaataacaccaaaaatgttttttctaataaaaaattcttGCAGGAAAATATATTAGTAGAAAATGCACAAggcaagaaaattttattttttttcaaactcaATAGAAAAATAACATGGAAACAAAACAGCAATCACCAACGAGCAACAAATTCCACCAAAGCCATTTTGCTAGCCTAAAGCACTAGATTGCAATAGTatgacaaaaaagaaaatgtgtgCAAAAATATTATGTGCCATTCATATTTAGTTATGATAACagcaatcacaagccttaatcccactagatggggttggctacatgaattctagacttccaacCATCTCTACCCATGACCATATCTTCTTATCCTTCCTTCAGATAgttagtctttatttttcatttaatttcagGAGGGGGCAAGAGCAGATTGCATGTCGTGGTGCAGAATAATGGCCacattccaaaaattttaaagcaAGCAACTATTCCCAGACACCTTACCATTTCACCATTGAGTCATTGACGATAAGCTATATATACCCCATGGAATTACATAGCTCTGTTGTCTTTTACATAGCACTGAATGCACAATCCAGACACCTTCCCCTAAATTATTACAAGTCATCAAATGTGTTGAATTAAGATGCAGCAGCCGTAATACCTGAAATAAGTACGTCAAAAATTTTTCTTCAAGGTTGTCAATCTCTCCCGGAGATAGGTCTTGCTGCTTCAATTTCTGTGCCCCATGGACAGGATCAAAGAGGGAGTACAATTGCTGGAAGCACAGTAAACAGTGAGTGGAAATTTGAAACAACAAATAACCAACACATCAAAATGATAAGATCATTCATGCTGGGAGAAGAGAAGATTTCGTTTTGATACAGAAAATGAGACATGAAAATACCATCAGATCCTCAAACTGTAGAAGATACCAAGCACGAACTGTGTACTCAATTCTCTTGCAAAGCTTTAAAAATTCTTGCCGGTCAGAACTATGTTCTGCAGATATAACAAAATTGTAGCAAGTAGGTCCATCAGAAGTTAGTTTGAAATCTAATTGGATTGAGCAATTCAACATTCACGcatgaaacaagaaagaagggggggggggggggggggggggagtttaTTGTTCAGGGGAATGTGgctaaaatttttcattttacttttaacCTTTAAACTCCGGGAAAGACAGAAGGCATGCTTGAAACACACATTGTTGATGTAGAAAATATCACTGGTTACCAATCAATTATTCATGTGGAATCCATATAAAATCCCTGTGCATGATTGCGCATGTTAGAACTGCCAATTTCAATTCCTATTGCTCTCTGAATATTAAATGCTCAATGATCTTCCCTAGCACGTATCAATCCAATCAAGCGTAGAATCATACTCAGAATCATACTATCCATTTATCACCAAGTACAACTCAGAAGAAACTGCATAGCTCATGAAAACCAGTTAGTAGACTAGCATGAGCGAACAGTGATTGAAGCACACTGCATGCAGTGtcacaaataaaatgatatttcatATTAAAATACATTAACCAGGTGAAGAAAAGGACAGAAGATCCACAGCGGGAACTCCACTATGAAAACTACAAAAGTGTGGTAGAATTTCCAGGCAGCAAAGTAGTAATTCAAAGCCACAggcataataaaaatattattatataaaaaggcAGACACCATTTTGATGCCTCACTTCTCTAAAgctatcataattttttatactatAATTATCCTAGAACAGTTCTCTAACGTAAGAAGTAAGCATTCTCTATCTTCAATGATTTAAAACTATTTATCTTATCATCCTGATTCTGAAGCGGTGCTTCTATTTTATTTGGACAAATTTCTCCTGAACCATATAtcttaatttcaattcaaatttaaacttgGAGGCTAAAACAGCAAGTAAACCAATGGTGCAAGTTCAGGCCATGTCCTATGCGCTCATAACAGGAAGAaaggaatttgaaattgaaacaaGGAAACGAACAAAGAGCTTGAATCAATACTGAATAGCAGAAATTACAAAAGCAATTTCACGATTTCAGCATAACCAGGACCAGGACAATTGCATATACACTCATCTACGTATACGCACCAGATGCATTCATCATTCGCAAACGAAGAAATCACAGAAAAGGAAGGCGCGGAAGGAAGAAAGTACCAATGAGGTTGGCCAAGGTCATGATCAGCCTCGGCTTGAGAACCGGAATTACCGACTCCCGCTCCAATCGAATTACctctttcatctttttcttgcTCTCCATTGCCTCTCCGACCGAATCTTTTCGCTAGGAAAACCTTAAATACGAGCGCCAAAGATTCGAGAGACAAGCGCGAGGGTTTCCGTTGGGAGAGGAGGCAAGGAGAAGCTTCGTACTGTGTAGAGAAACGTCGCTTTTCGGCATTCAATTCGTGACAGAGGGGAACCGAAGCAAGGAGCGTTTTAGTTAATTTTGTTCGCACAGTGGATTTTGATTTGGGCAAACACAGACGATGTAACCGATCCTGCCTCCATGCCGACAGTCACTCCACCGGCTTTGTACCGCCACAAGAATTGTGCCTAATTGCAAAGGACCCCCGTTTATGATCCAATCGCGGTAAGCGCCCCCGGAAAATAAGTTACCAATTTTGCCCCTGCATTTGGATGATACGAACTATGAAATTGCCGCCATGTgcagtgaaaaattaaaaattgacttGTAttgaacaattaaaaaatataatatttaatttgtaaaatatataatgttaaaatttaatattttaattattaaaacttattattttaaatttttatcgtAACTAAAAATAAACGAAAGCGTTATTTATACTAtgtaatcatataaaaaaaattatgttaatgaCATACATTAAATTAgtcttaatatataaatatgatatttaattcttcaataaaaatttgatattaatctttggtatgaaaaaaaaatcaaatttaataaaaaattacctaaatttcataaaaaaacataaaaatattcaaacaaacctaaatttcatttaaaaattttaaaattttcataaaaaaatacctaaatttcataaaaagacttaaatatttcataagaaatacctaaaaataaaacatataaaatgaaatttagtttttttattattattttcaggtCATTTATGAAAGTTTTAGGTGTTTTTATGAAATGTACatcttttttgaatatttttatgtcttttcatgaaacttttgtctttttatcaaatttttaggtttttatgaaatttagctttttttaattttttaggtcttttttataaaatttttaggtcttttatgaaatttaagtcttttttattatttttatgcctTTTTATGAAACTTaggtcttttattatttttaagtctttttgtgaaatttaggtattttttattatttttaggtatttttttatgaatttttagatctttttatgaaatttaagtcttattttgaaaatttttaattccttttatgaaatttttatgtattttcatgaaatttttaaattttttattaaatttttattttttcatattaaaataaatgtcattttttttaattattgagagacCAAATGTCATATTCATGTATTAATCCTAATCTAATATGTTTCGTTaacatagtttttttttttacataacgTGACATCTTATGTGACGTAAATAACGATTTGTTTACTCTCAGTTACAGTAAGAATTTAAActaacaatttttaataattaagatattaaaTTTTGACGTTTTGTATTTTAGATACcaaacactatattttttaattattaaatggtcatcatatatattatatcataaaatgTTGATCCAAAGGATTTTATCTATTCAcgtatagaaaatattttttaattcatatataaagttaaaaaattaaaatttacaatttaaagaTCCATGGTTTAACTAGTTAATAGAAAATTAGAGTTGAGAAAATAGAAAGTTTAGTTTTTTCCATTCTAATTAGAGATTCGaccatttaataaaaaattaaaattcaaaatattttctaaataagttttgagttttatatttttcaattggagattcaatcatttaatagaaaattgtttgtataatagataatattttctgaaacaaacaaacaagcaagattctctttattattttaaagtcatttttaattttttaaaataataaaaatatatttactttgtcatttttttaaatgtacttttaaaaacaagaaaaatttttgtaaaggaaatctaaaataacaaaatggtgTTTTGGTTGTGTTGGTCCCTTAAGATATAGCTACTCAAGAgtagggtgaattgagtgattaaattttttcttaattttaataaatattattgattaaagattttattataaaatatatttgataaatataataaattatgtttaaaattaataataaatgtaagtcacaagatataagaaaaataaataatatgaagtacaacataatttatagtggttcggtgttttCACACACtcctaatccactctcccaataTCTAACCACCCTTAGGTtttcactaaatcaaaatcaccaaaattTCCACACCAGCTCACattagaaactagatacacacctagattacaataaattttaggcaaccactacaccaagatttTCTCCTTACtttacattggaaactagattcacctagattttgaCGGATCTAGAAAATCTAtataattctcaataataatttaaatatttacaaataatttgtctatACTTGAaaacaaataagcaattaaaaacaaattatacaagtcaataatatttaaataaataaataaatttgtaagctcaaatggagaagttcgaaTTTGTCGTAAAAGACTTGAAgaatttttctcctcttgctttgtggctcttcggtggatgtgcaataatgttTTGAGAGGCTTGGATTGTTTGGATATTTTGTTTGAGAGTGTTTGAAAGCTTTCGGGTGCTTTGAATATGTAATGGAAGTActttgatgctcaaaaaataagtttgaggGGTATTTacaagcattttagccactaaaaaaagggttaatatgaggtttgaaattcaaaaaatgtttagactttctcaaataataagaaaatatgtctcacctttaattcaaaataaatttactttttgcatgagaaatcaagatttgaaaattcaaatataagattttgatatataaatgattaaaaaaagaaaatatgtctaaaaataatttattttaattcaaaataaatttatttttggtatgagtaagagaaaacatctctaaaaataattttataagcttttgaaatataaataattaaaaaaaaatgtataaaagcaattctcttttaatttaaaataaatttattttttgtataagtaagaaaaaatatttatatcat from Diospyros lotus cultivar Yz01 chromosome 4, ASM1463336v1, whole genome shotgun sequence includes the following:
- the LOC127798901 gene encoding uncharacterized protein LOC127798901, which produces MESKKKMKEVIRLERESVIPVLKPRLIMTLANLIEHSSDRQEFLKLCKRIEYTVRAWYLLQFEDLMQLYSLFDPVHGAQKLKQQDLSPGEIDNLEEKFLTYLFQVMDKSNFKIATDEEIDVAHSGQYLLNLPITVDESKIDKNLLKRYFAEHPRENLPDFADKVLP